From one Nonomuraea polychroma genomic stretch:
- a CDS encoding helix-turn-helix transcriptional regulator: protein MRQVHTPLPPLGKCKSPVVHGWPGTEEVAALLKVDPSTIRRWRTARPPPGPPFVRLTSRLTLYSVHDLEHWVTQHRIDPK from the coding sequence GTGCGACAAGTGCATACGCCTCTCCCGCCACTGGGAAAATGTAAGTCCCCGGTCGTCCATGGATGGCCGGGGACTGAAGAAGTCGCAGCTCTGCTCAAGGTCGATCCATCGACCATCCGCCGCTGGCGCACCGCCCGACCGCCTCCAGGACCGCCTTTCGTCCGGCTGACATCACGGCTGACCCTCTACAGCGTCCACGACCTCGAGCACTGGGTCACCCAGCACCGCATCGACCCGAAGTGA
- a CDS encoding FAD-dependent oxidoreductase — protein sequence MTARHAVVIATGSGALLPDVPGLRDAAPWTSREAAAASAVPRRLPIIGGGVVASEMATAFAALGSSVTMLARDGVLPQAEPFAGERVTESLRDAGVSVRPGAEAASVHRDQAGTVHITMTDDEQVEADEVLVAIGRTPNTQDIGLGVVGLAPGAWLTVDDTLRVVGEDGTPIGDGWLYAAGDVNRRVLLTHQGKYQARAVGDVIVARAKGEEVEDGRWGRHVATADERAVPQVVFTEPEIASVGLTAAAAEAAGIRIRVVDYNLGAVAGSALHADGYRGHARMVVDEDRKVIVGFTLVGPDVAELLHAATIAVVGEVPLDRLWHAVPSFPTVSEVWLRLLEAYSR from the coding sequence TTGACGGCCCGGCATGCGGTGGTCATCGCGACCGGAAGCGGCGCGCTGCTGCCGGACGTTCCCGGTTTGCGCGACGCCGCGCCGTGGACCAGCCGGGAGGCGGCCGCCGCAAGCGCAGTCCCCCGCCGGCTCCCGATCATCGGTGGTGGCGTGGTGGCGTCGGAGATGGCCACCGCCTTCGCCGCCCTGGGGTCCTCGGTGACGATGCTGGCCCGTGACGGTGTGCTGCCGCAGGCCGAGCCGTTCGCCGGCGAGCGGGTCACCGAGTCGTTGCGGGACGCCGGCGTGTCGGTACGCCCCGGCGCGGAAGCCGCATCGGTGCACCGCGACCAGGCCGGAACAGTGCACATCACGATGACCGACGACGAGCAGGTCGAGGCCGACGAGGTTCTGGTGGCGATCGGCCGGACACCGAACACCCAGGACATCGGTCTCGGCGTAGTCGGCCTGGCGCCGGGCGCCTGGCTCACGGTGGACGACACGCTGCGCGTGGTCGGGGAGGACGGAACGCCGATCGGTGACGGATGGCTGTACGCCGCCGGTGACGTCAACCGGCGAGTGCTGCTGACCCACCAGGGCAAATACCAGGCCCGCGCGGTCGGCGACGTCATCGTGGCGCGGGCGAAGGGCGAAGAGGTCGAGGACGGCCGCTGGGGCCGGCACGTGGCCACGGCCGACGAGCGCGCGGTGCCCCAGGTGGTCTTCACCGAACCGGAGATCGCGTCGGTAGGGCTGACCGCTGCCGCGGCCGAGGCCGCCGGGATACGGATCCGCGTGGTCGATTACAACCTGGGCGCGGTGGCCGGATCCGCCCTGCATGCCGACGGATACCGGGGGCACGCCCGCATGGTCGTCGACGAGGACAGGAAAGTGATCGTCGGCTTCACGCTCGTGGGTCCGGATGTCGCAGAACTGCTGCACGCCGCGACGATCGCGGTCGTCGGCGAGGTTCCGCTGGACCGGCTGTGGCACGCGGTTCCGTCGTTCCCCACGGTCAGCGAGGTGTGGCTGCGGCTGTTGGAGGCGTACAGCCGCTGA
- a CDS encoding cysteine desulfurase family protein, with amino-acid sequence MTARPSLHTIPHPGLAGGPVYLDYNATTPVDPRVAEAMLPHLTDLFGNPSSSHPYSEQPRAALEQARGQVAALIGARPREVLFTASGSEADLLALRGAVLADDRPRPHVITQATEHPAVLQTCHALQRLHGARVTVLPVDGDGLVEPAALAAALDEDTVLVSVMAANNETGALQPISDLAALAHQHGALLHCDAAQAVGKIGVDVEALGVDLLTVVGHKMYAPKGVGALYIRDGVELEPVVYGGGQERGLRAGTENVALAVALGTAAELAARDLASGEPARLAALRDGLHQRLAHGLPGRVHLNGSAERRLPNTLNVSIDGVLGHDLLTVAPEIAASTGSACHSGTHTPSPVLTAMGLDADHALAAVRLSLGRWSTPTDIDTAATTLIKASIP; translated from the coding sequence ATGACCGCCCGCCCGTCCCTGCACACGATCCCGCATCCGGGACTGGCCGGCGGACCGGTCTACCTCGACTACAACGCCACCACCCCCGTCGACCCACGGGTGGCCGAGGCGATGCTGCCGCACCTGACGGACCTGTTCGGCAACCCCTCCAGCAGCCACCCCTACAGCGAGCAGCCGCGCGCGGCACTGGAACAGGCCCGAGGCCAGGTCGCCGCACTGATCGGCGCACGCCCGCGCGAGGTCCTCTTCACCGCCTCCGGCTCGGAGGCCGACCTGCTTGCCCTGCGCGGCGCGGTCCTCGCAGACGACCGCCCGCGCCCGCATGTGATCACCCAGGCCACCGAGCACCCGGCCGTGCTCCAGACTTGCCACGCGCTCCAGCGCCTGCACGGCGCCCGGGTCACGGTGCTGCCGGTCGATGGCGACGGCCTGGTGGAGCCGGCCGCGCTGGCCGCGGCGCTTGATGAGGACACGGTGCTGGTGTCGGTGATGGCCGCCAACAACGAGACCGGCGCCCTGCAGCCGATCAGCGACCTGGCCGCTCTCGCTCACCAGCATGGCGCACTGCTGCATTGTGACGCTGCCCAGGCCGTCGGGAAGATCGGCGTCGACGTCGAGGCGCTGGGCGTGGATCTGCTCACCGTGGTCGGGCACAAGATGTACGCCCCGAAAGGGGTGGGCGCCCTGTACATACGCGACGGGGTGGAGCTGGAGCCGGTCGTCTACGGCGGCGGCCAGGAACGCGGCCTGCGCGCCGGCACCGAAAACGTCGCCCTGGCCGTCGCCCTCGGCACCGCCGCCGAACTCGCGGCCCGCGACCTCGCCAGCGGCGAGCCCGCCCGCCTGGCCGCCCTGCGCGACGGCCTCCATCAGCGGCTAGCGCACGGCCTACCCGGCCGGGTGCACCTCAACGGATCCGCCGAGCGGCGGCTGCCGAACACGCTGAACGTCAGCATCGACGGCGTTCTCGGCCACGACCTCCTCACGGTCGCTCCGGAAATTGCGGCCTCCACCGGATCGGCCTGCCACAGCGGCACCCACACCCCCTCCCCTGTCCTGACCGCCATGGGACTGGATGCTGATCACGCCCTCGCCGCGGTGCGGCTGTCACTGGGCCGCTGGAGCACCCCCACCGACATCGACACGGCAGCGACCACGCTGATCAAAGCGTCCATCCCGTGA
- a CDS encoding TetR/AcrR family transcriptional regulator produces the protein MRSESEGRPSEARSRLLNTATRLFYTEGIHAVGIDRIVAEAQVTRATLYRHFPGKEDLVLAYLNEVDRAMRGQADEAVAAGLPAADTILALSKSIAQSIQSPGFRGCAFLNAAAEHPDPESPVHKAVLAHRQWFLETVTELLAKIQETGAEPAARHFVMMRDGAMAAGCLFDPVLICETFLHGVERLLQVYAATDYSRLAGA, from the coding sequence ATGCGCAGCGAATCCGAAGGCCGGCCGTCCGAAGCGCGGTCCCGGCTGCTCAACACGGCCACCCGGCTCTTCTACACGGAGGGCATCCACGCCGTCGGCATCGATCGCATCGTCGCCGAAGCGCAGGTGACGCGGGCCACCCTCTACCGGCACTTCCCCGGCAAGGAAGACCTCGTCCTCGCCTACCTGAACGAGGTCGACCGAGCCATGCGGGGTCAGGCGGACGAGGCCGTTGCCGCCGGACTACCGGCCGCCGACACCATCCTCGCCCTCAGCAAGTCCATCGCCCAAAGCATCCAGTCCCCCGGCTTCCGGGGATGTGCCTTCCTCAACGCTGCCGCCGAGCATCCCGACCCCGAGTCCCCAGTGCACAAGGCCGTGCTCGCCCACCGCCAATGGTTCCTGGAAACCGTCACGGAATTGCTGGCCAAGATCCAGGAGACCGGCGCCGAGCCGGCCGCCCGCCACTTCGTGATGATGCGCGACGGCGCCATGGCCGCCGGCTGCCTGTTCGACCCGGTGCTGATCTGCGAGACCTTCCTGCATGGAGTCGAGAGGCTCCTGCAGGTTTATGCCGCCACCGACTACAGCAGGCTGGCGGGCGCCTGA
- a CDS encoding ArsR/SmtB family transcription factor, with protein MTKTTPIEAKAQLYEAFAASGKALASGKRLELLDLLAQGERTVEALARAAGLNLTTASAHLQTLKQAGFVTARRDGVRIHYRLAGDDVARLFALLRKVAETHQATVPPARDAYLGDDGAVEVTREELRARVQAGDVVVLDVRPVEEYLAGHIPGAASIPVTELADRIGELPADTEIVVYCRGEYCVLAHDAVRLLTDHGRRAIRLSDGMLEWRLSELPVETGAPA; from the coding sequence ATGACCAAGACAACCCCCATCGAGGCCAAGGCTCAGCTGTATGAGGCGTTCGCGGCCAGCGGCAAGGCGCTGGCCAGCGGCAAGCGCCTTGAACTGCTCGACCTGCTCGCCCAAGGAGAGCGCACCGTCGAAGCCCTGGCCAGGGCGGCAGGGCTGAACCTCACCACCGCCTCTGCCCACCTGCAGACACTCAAGCAGGCCGGGTTCGTCACCGCCCGCCGCGACGGCGTCCGTATCCACTACCGGCTCGCCGGTGACGACGTCGCCCGGTTGTTCGCCCTGCTGCGCAAGGTCGCCGAGACCCACCAGGCCACCGTCCCCCCAGCACGTGATGCTTACCTCGGCGATGACGGCGCGGTGGAGGTCACCCGGGAGGAACTGCGCGCCCGCGTTCAGGCAGGCGATGTGGTGGTGCTGGACGTACGGCCGGTGGAGGAATACCTGGCCGGCCACATCCCGGGCGCCGCCTCCATCCCAGTCACCGAACTGGCCGACCGCATCGGCGAATTGCCCGCCGACACGGAGATCGTCGTCTACTGCCGCGGCGAATACTGCGTGCTCGCCCACGACGCGGTCCGCCTGCTGACCGATCACGGCCGCCGGGCGATCCGCCTCAGCGACGGCATGCTGGAATGGCGGCTGTCCGAGCTGCCCGTTGAGACCGGAGCACCCGCATGA